The Arachis hypogaea cultivar Tifrunner chromosome 16, arahy.Tifrunner.gnm2.J5K5, whole genome shotgun sequence genome contains a region encoding:
- the LOC112758751 gene encoding protein NPGR2, with translation MGNGNRQGRRKKRRSLKNMMQCLCSGEQLRREGGMDEMAVPSPSDSLATKDYYSATTGSGRSGQDGQLPRRLDAGNIEEAESSLREAGCLNYEEARALLGRYEYQKGNIEAALHVFEGINIDSVTPEIKISLAKIKENHRRHSKNYVLPPMSVHTVGTLFEAVFLKAQCLQALGRFKEAAQSCKVILDIVDSLLPEGSCKNFGAECKLQDTVTKAVELLPELWKLADCPREVIMAYRQALLRRWNLSSETIAKIQKEFAAFLLYSGAEVIPPDLRSQKENSFVPRNNIEEAILILIILLRKVSLNEIEWDPSILDHLSFALSVSGDLTALANQWEELLPGTINRGERYYALALCYYGAGQDLVALNLLKKLLSSNEDPKHVPALLMASNICCKNPNLAEDGVNYARRMLENLNGRCDQLESRANCLLGISLSAHSKIAVSDSERIRRQSEALQFLETARRMTRMRDPFILYYLSLEYADQRELDSALHYAECFLELEARASIKGWLLLARILSAQKQFLDAESVVNAALDQTAKWDQGELLRTKAKLQIAQGQLRSAFETYVQLLSILHIQRKTFGQWKKLCKDSRDHAWNLEVELWHDLAYVYISLSCWHDAEMCLSRSKAIKPYTASRLHALGTMHEAKGLYKEALKAFRDALDIDSGHVPSLISAAVVLRQFNGQSNAAIRSFLMDALRHDRMNASAWYNLGILHKAENKISEAAECFEAANSLEESAPVEPFR, from the exons ATGGGAAATGGAAATAGGCaggggaggaggaagaagaggaggagtttGAAGAACATGATGCAGTGCCTGTGCTCAGGGGAGCAGTTGAGACGAGAAGGAGGCATGGATGAGATGGCAGTTCCTTCGCCATCGGATTCTCTTGCTACTAAGGACTATTATTCGGCCACGACTGGTAGCGGCCGTTCTGGACAGGATGGACAACTTCCAAGGAGGCTGGATGCAGGAAATATCGAAGAAGCTGAATCGTCATTGCGTGAGGCTGGCTGCTTGAATTATGAG GAAGCTAGAGCTCTGTTAGGAAGATATGAATATCAGAAAGGGAATATAGAAGCTGCTTTACATGTTTTTGAGGGAATAAATATAGACTCTGTGACTCCAGAGATAAAAATTTCTCTTGCCAAAATAAAAGAGAACCACAGGAGACATTCCAAGAATTATGTTCTGCCGCCAATGTCTGTACATACTGTTGGCACACTGTTTGAAGCAGTTTTCCTTAAAGCACAATGTTTGCAGGCTCTGGGAAGGTTTAAAG AAGCTGCCCAATCTTGCAAAGTTATTCTGGACATAGTTGACTCTTTGTTGCCTGAAGGCTCGTGTAAAAATTTTGGTgctgaatgtaaattgcaggacaCTGTAACTAAGGCAGTTGAGCTACTTCCAGAATTATGGAAACTTGCTGATTGTCCACGTGAAGTTATCATGGCTTACCGACAGGCTCTCCTACGTCGGTGGAACCTTTCCTCCGAGACCATAGCAAAGATTCAGAAAGAATTTGCTGCTTTTCTTCTCTATAGCGGAGCGGAAGTAATCCCCCCAGATCTCCGTTCACAAAAGGAAAACTCATTTGTGCCCAGAAACAACATAGAAGAGGCtatactaattttaattattttgctaAGAAAAGTCTCTTTGAATGAAATTGAGTGGGATCCTTCAATTTTGGACCACCTTTCATTTGCTCTGTCGGTTTCAGGGGATTTGACAGCTTTAGCCAATCAATGGGAAGAATTGCTTCCTGGGACTATTAATCGAGGAGAAAGATATTATGCCCTTGCTCTTTGTTATTATGGTGCTGGTCAAGACCTGGTAGCATTGAatcttcttaaaaaattattaagtagCAACGAAGATCCAAAACATGTTCCAGCTTTGTTGATGGCTTCTAACATTTGTTGCAAGAACCCCAATCTTGCAGAAGATGGGGTCAACTATGCTCGCCGAATGCTAGAGAACTTGAATGGCAGATGTGATCAGTTGGAAAGTCGTGCAAATTGCTTACTTGGTATTTCACTTTCAGCACACTCAAAAATAGCTGTTTCTGATTCCGAGAGGATTCGGAGACAGTCCGAGGCACTTCAGTTTCTGGAAACTGCAAGGAGAATGACTAGAATGAGAGACCCATTTATATTGTACTATCTTAGTTTAGAATATGCAGATCAAAGGGAGTTGGATTCTGCACTTCATTATGCTGAGTGCTTTCTGGAACTGGAAGCTAGGGCTAGTATTAAAGGATGGTTGTTGTTAGCCCGGATATTATCAGCACAAAAACAGTTTTTGGATGCTGAATCTGTTGTTAATGCTGCTTTGGATCAGACTGCAAAATGGGATCAAGGAGAACTGTTGCGAACAAAAGCTAAACTGCAAATTGCACAGGGCCAGTTAAGGAGTGCCTTTGAGACATATGTTCAGCTTCTTTCTATTCTTCATATTCAACGGAAAACTTTTGGTCAATGGAAGAAGCTGTGTAAG GATTCTAGAGATCATGCTTGGAACTTGGAAGTGGAATTATGGCATGATCTTGCTTATGTCTATATATCTCTGTCATGTTGGCATGATGCAGAGATGTGTCTTTCTAGATCTAAAGCCATAAAACCATACACTGCATCAAGGTTGCATGCACTGG GTACAATGCACGAGGCAAAGGGCCTTTACAAGGAGGCTCTAAAAGCATTTCGAGATGCTTTGGATATCGATTCGGGACATGTCCCTAGCTTGATATCCGCTGCTGTGGTTCTTAGACAGTTCAATGGTCAGTCAAATGCTGCCATCAGAAGCTTTCTGATGGACGCACTACGGCATGACAGGATGAACGCTTCTGCATGGTACAATCTTGGCATTCTTCACAAGGCCGAGAATAAAATATCAGAAGCTGCAGAATGTTTTGAGGCAGCAAACTCCCTAGAAGAATCAGCACCAGTTGAACCATTCAGATGA
- the LOC112758754 gene encoding rho GDP-dissociation inhibitor 1: MESGNRKRAEEEEAGPSSLISTAFRVGESHQQQLNQKPIREVEEEQAEQEEDDEQSFGGDHKNCGFVPGPLLSLKEQIERDKEDESLRRWKEKLLGCLESDLDGQLDPEVKFHSIGILSEDFGEIVIPLPVDENHNGRNLFTLKEGSCYQLKLKFSVLHNIVSGLTYSNTVWKGGLQVDQSKGMLGTFAPQKEPYVYALKEDTTPSGALARGVYSAKLKFEDDDKRCHMELKYLFEIKKRS, from the exons ATGGAGAGTGGGAATAGGAAGAgagcagaggaagaagaagcagggCCATCATCATTGATCTCTACTGCTTTTAGGGTTGGTGAAAGCCACCAACAACAACTGAATCAAAAGCCAATAAGGGAAGTGGAAGAAGAACAAGCagagcaagaagaagatgatgaacaaAGCTTTGGTGGTGATCACAAAAATTGTGGCTTTGTACCTGGTCCTTTACTTTCTCTCAAGGAGCAGATCGAACGGGACAAG GAGGACGAAAGCCTAAGAAGGTGGAAGGAGAAGCTGTTGGGTTGTTTGGAAAGCGATTTAGATG GCCAATTGGATCCTGAAGTGAAATTTCATTCCATTGGAATTCTCTCTGAGGATTTTGGTGAAATTGTTATCCCCTTACCTGTGGACGAAAATCATAACGGCCGAAATCTATTCACTCTCAAGGAGGGATCTTGCTATCAGCTTAAGCTAAAATTTAGTGTTCTACACAACATTGTTTCTGGCTTGACATACTCCAACACTGTGTGGAAAGGAGGGCTTCAAG TTGATCAAAGCAAGGGAATGTTAGGGACTTTTGCTCCTCAAAAAGAACCATATGTCTATGCCTTGAAGGAGGACACCACTCCATCAGGTGCACTTGCAAGGGGTGTTTACTCTGCCAAACTTAAG TTTGAAGATGACGACAAAAGGTGTCACATGGAGCTCAAATATTTGTTCGAGATAAAAAAGAGAAGCTAG